The following coding sequences are from one Treponema bryantii window:
- a CDS encoding ABC transporter substrate-binding protein, which translates to MKKSMKAAICTACITLMASVFAGCSKGEGKLSSSKKYEQVTYAYCVFTNVPAEKDLDVVEEQINKITREKIGVEVTLLPISIAEYNNKVSLALQGGEKIDIFQSLGNFGTCVSSEMTYDITDLLEKYGKETKELQGEQWLNSCSSNGRIYGIPTYKPVALTPMLIYRKDIAQEMGLDMTKVNSLDDVTEVLAKVKKAYPTMIPLSPTQSGTIGTELTMQKIDYLNDDFYSPVGVIIGDSFKVQDLYSTKEFKKICDFAYNLQKNNLIMKDAATTTSMAADTMSSGNYFAYIASYSYPEEDTAASLQSQFSQYPIGAKIIGDAYLSTTDLNAVSWMIASTTKVPEAAMKFLNLTFTDKDVINSLIYGVEGRDYVLENGFVSYPEGQTAFTVPYSAQLSCGTLGNFFMMYTTAGTDPASLEWELEQNKVAPTSPAMGFTFDSSKLKTQYTAVKNVIAQYLPGLICGSLNPDTEITKFINALNDAGYKEILAEKQKQLDAWVVENK; encoded by the coding sequence ATGAAAAAGTCTATGAAGGCTGCAATCTGTACAGCCTGTATCACTCTTATGGCATCTGTATTTGCAGGATGTTCTAAAGGGGAAGGAAAACTATCTTCTTCAAAAAAATATGAACAGGTAACTTACGCATACTGTGTATTTACAAATGTTCCTGCAGAAAAGGATCTTGATGTAGTTGAAGAACAGATTAACAAAATTACACGAGAAAAGATTGGTGTAGAAGTAACTCTGCTTCCAATTTCAATTGCTGAATACAATAACAAGGTAAGCCTTGCTCTGCAGGGTGGAGAAAAAATTGATATCTTCCAGTCACTCGGAAATTTTGGAACCTGTGTTTCAAGTGAAATGACTTATGATATCACAGACCTTCTTGAAAAATATGGAAAAGAAACAAAAGAGCTCCAAGGTGAACAGTGGCTTAACAGCTGTTCTTCTAACGGCCGTATTTATGGTATTCCAACATATAAACCTGTAGCCCTTACTCCAATGCTCATTTACAGAAAAGACATTGCTCAGGAAATGGGCCTTGATATGACAAAGGTTAATTCTCTTGATGATGTAACTGAAGTTCTTGCAAAGGTTAAAAAGGCATATCCAACTATGATACCTTTGAGCCCAACACAGTCTGGAACAATCGGTACAGAACTTACAATGCAAAAAATCGATTATCTTAATGATGATTTCTATTCACCAGTTGGAGTTATCATTGGAGACAGCTTTAAGGTTCAGGATCTTTATTCAACAAAAGAATTCAAAAAAATCTGTGACTTTGCCTATAACCTTCAAAAAAACAATCTGATTATGAAGGACGCTGCAACAACAACAAGTATGGCAGCAGATACAATGAGTTCTGGAAACTACTTTGCTTATATCGCTTCTTACAGCTATCCGGAAGAAGATACAGCTGCAAGCCTTCAGTCACAGTTCAGCCAGTATCCAATCGGAGCTAAGATCATTGGTGATGCATATCTTTCTACAACAGACTTGAACGCCGTAAGCTGGATGATTGCTTCTACAACAAAAGTTCCAGAAGCAGCAATGAAGTTCCTTAATCTTACATTCACAGACAAAGATGTTATCAACTCTTTGATTTACGGTGTAGAAGGTCGTGACTATGTTCTTGAAAATGGTTTTGTAAGCTATCCAGAAGGACAGACTGCATTTACAGTTCCTTACTCAGCACAGTTGAGCTGCGGTACTCTCGGTAACTTCTTTATGATGTATACAACTGCAGGTACAGATCCAGCTTCTCTTGAATGGGAGCTTGAACAGAACAAGGTTGCACCAACATCTCCAGCAATGGGCTTTACATTCGATTCTTCAAAATTGAAAACACAGTACACTGCTGTAAAGAACGTAATCGCCCAGTACCTTCCAGGTCTTATCTGTGGTTCACTTAATCCAGATACAGAAATCACAAAATTCATCAACGCATTGAATGACGCAGGTTACAAAGAAATTCTTGCAGAAAAACAGAAGCAGCTTGATGCATGGGTAGTGGAGAATAAATAA
- a CDS encoding ABC transporter permease, translating to MKTIKTVKTSSRLSDTLPILLIALPGIIYLIINNYIPMAGLFLAFKKFSYLKGIFGSDWCGFDNFRFLFQTKDAWIMTRNTLLYNAAFIVLGTVLSIFIAILMCELGERLRVKFFQSILLLPNLLSWVVISFIVFAFLNADTGFINNTILPKLGIQPISWYSTPGAWPVVLTFVYLWKNLGYQSVVYMASIAGIDKSIYEAATIDGAGKVKQIFTITLPMLKPTIIMLVLMSIGRIFFSDFGLFYQVPQNSGAIFSTTQTIDTYVYRGLMELNDVGMSAAAGFYQSIVGFVLVLIANHIVRKVDNENALF from the coding sequence ATGAAGACAATAAAGACAGTTAAAACAAGCAGCAGACTTTCGGATACACTCCCAATTCTGCTGATTGCATTGCCTGGTATAATCTATCTTATCATAAACAATTATATACCAATGGCAGGACTATTTTTGGCTTTCAAAAAATTCAGCTATTTGAAAGGTATATTTGGAAGTGACTGGTGTGGATTTGATAACTTCAGATTTCTTTTTCAGACCAAAGACGCATGGATTATGACCCGCAATACACTTTTGTATAATGCTGCCTTTATTGTCCTTGGTACTGTACTTTCAATTTTTATTGCAATTTTGATGTGCGAGCTTGGAGAAAGACTTAGAGTAAAGTTCTTTCAGTCTATACTCCTTTTGCCAAATCTTTTGTCTTGGGTTGTAATAAGCTTTATCGTATTTGCTTTTTTGAATGCAGATACCGGCTTTATAAATAATACAATTCTTCCAAAGCTCGGCATCCAACCGATTTCCTGGTACAGTACTCCGGGAGCCTGGCCGGTGGTTCTTACCTTTGTATATCTTTGGAAGAACCTTGGCTACCAGTCGGTAGTTTATATGGCAAGTATTGCTGGAATTGATAAGTCTATTTATGAAGCTGCAACTATTGATGGAGCAGGTAAGGTTAAACAGATTTTTACAATTACTTTGCCAATGCTTAAGCCTACAATCATTATGCTTGTGCTTATGTCTATCGGAAGAATCTTCTTCTCGGACTTTGGTTTGTTCTATCAGGTTCCACAGAACTCTGGAGCAATTTTCAGTACAACACAGACAATTGATACTTACGTTTACCGTGGTCTTATGGAACTCAACGATGTAGGTATGTCTGCCGCTGCAGGCTTCTATCAGTCGATTGTAGGTTTTGTTCTTGTACTGATTGCAAATCACATTGTCAGAAAAGTTGACAATGAAAATGCTTTGTTCTAA
- a CDS encoding carbohydrate ABC transporter permease: MVESKSFNNITTAILGIIVAITLLPLILIVIASFSAESALIQNGYSYFPKALSLDAYYYMVKQGVTILRSYGVAIFVTVAGTVTGVILTTMLAYAISRKSFKYRNALAFFVFFTMLFNGGIVPSYIMWTRFFHIKNTMWALIIPNYLISAFNVILVKNYFNNSIPESLIESAKIDGAGELRIFVQIMFPLATPAIVTISLFSGLCYWNDWTNGLYYISNEKFYTIQMLLMKIMNNIQALRANTNSSLLGTGTVELPGTSIRMAMAVVGILPILIIYPFAQKHIIRGIVVGAVKG, translated from the coding sequence ATGGTCGAAAGTAAAAGCTTTAATAATATAACCACAGCAATTTTAGGAATTATTGTTGCCATAACCTTATTACCTTTAATTCTTATTGTGATTGCTTCATTCAGTGCAGAAAGCGCATTGATCCAGAACGGATACAGTTATTTTCCAAAGGCGCTAAGCCTTGATGCCTATTACTACATGGTAAAGCAGGGAGTAACAATCCTGCGCTCTTATGGAGTAGCAATTTTTGTAACTGTAGCAGGTACAGTTACCGGTGTAATTCTTACAACAATGCTTGCATATGCAATTTCTAGAAAGTCGTTTAAGTACAGAAATGCGCTGGCATTCTTTGTATTTTTCACAATGCTTTTTAATGGCGGAATTGTTCCTTCATACATTATGTGGACACGCTTTTTCCACATCAAAAATACAATGTGGGCTCTTATAATTCCAAACTATCTGATTTCTGCCTTCAATGTAATTCTGGTTAAGAACTATTTTAATAACAGTATTCCGGAATCTTTGATTGAATCAGCAAAAATAGATGGAGCTGGAGAATTAAGAATCTTTGTTCAGATTATGTTCCCGCTAGCAACTCCTGCAATTGTAACAATCTCATTGTTCTCAGGACTCTGCTACTGGAATGACTGGACCAACGGTTTGTATTACATCAGCAACGAAAAGTTCTACACAATTCAAATGCTTCTTATGAAGATTATGAACAACATTCAGGCTCTTCGTGCAAATACAAATTCTTCTTTACTCGGTACAGGTACAGTTGAACTGCCGGGTACATCAATTCGAATGGCAATGGCAGTTGTTGGAATTCTTCCGATTCTGATTATTTATCCATTCGCTCAAAAACATATCATCAGAGGCATCGTAGTTGGTGCTGTTAAGGGGTAA
- a CDS encoding alpha/beta hydrolase, producing the protein MSVYKCEFYAMSFSRKVPFVVVSPNDLPQVIMPQSKRFNRKPKTVLLLNGYSSSEGDWVFNTPLPALAVKYNVNFVVPAGENSFYLNQKSSTRKYADYVGFELLQFCNKAFGFDISRENTIVAGLSMGGFGALHTGLAYTDKFSKIIALSSALIIHNIKNIKPGFQDMISSYEYYDDVFGPLDELEASEKNPETLIRNCLEKNIQMPEIYMAIGTEDFLYKENQLFRQFLTDNKVPFTYKEEPGIHDYSFWNKHLDLGLEWALGNEE; encoded by the coding sequence ATGTCTGTATATAAATGTGAATTCTATGCGATGAGTTTTAGTCGCAAAGTACCTTTTGTTGTTGTAAGCCCTAATGACTTACCACAAGTTATTATGCCGCAGAGCAAAAGATTCAACAGAAAGCCAAAAACTGTTCTTCTGTTAAATGGCTATAGTTCAAGCGAAGGCGACTGGGTATTCAATACTCCGTTACCGGCCCTTGCAGTTAAATACAATGTAAATTTTGTTGTACCTGCAGGAGAAAATTCTTTTTATCTGAATCAGAAAAGCAGCACAAGAAAATATGCTGATTACGTGGGCTTTGAATTGCTGCAGTTCTGTAATAAAGCATTTGGCTTTGATATCAGCCGCGAAAATACAATTGTAGCCGGCTTAAGCATGGGCGGCTTTGGAGCATTACATACCGGCCTTGCTTATACAGATAAGTTCAGTAAGATTATTGCGCTTTCTTCTGCACTTATAATTCATAACATCAAAAATATTAAACCTGGCTTTCAGGATATGATTTCTTCTTATGAATATTATGATGATGTTTTTGGACCACTTGATGAATTAGAAGCAAGCGAAAAAAATCCAGAAACACTTATCCGTAATTGTCTTGAAAAAAATATCCAGATGCCGGAAATCTATATGGCAATTGGAACTGAAGATTTCCTTTATAAAGAAAATCAGCTTTTCCGACAGTTTTTGACAGATAACAAAGTTCCTTTTACTTATAAAGAAGAACCTGGAATCCACGATTATTCTTTCTGGAATAAACATTTAGATTTAGGCTTGGAGTGGGCTTTAGGAAATGAAGAATAA
- a CDS encoding Nif3-like dinuclear metal center hexameric protein: protein MKNKEVIQKILDYHPYVENYEGCDGYKSGSGEDECTGVAVALVPTLNVLQKAAEAGCNLVLVHEPTNYEGPDYAEWKEDYSNQIYDMKYKMINENHLTIYRDHDHMHFHNPDSIFTGVMKELGWLDYYQNPDGKQLFYYPFKLPETTVGKIADHLKEKLNLHTIRTMGNPEDVVSKVAIVGHLCPNCFSTEGIKEDGYFHSYSSDIIKAMDKDGIEVIIPGEIVEWTTMAYIRDALYFGRKKACLNIGHFNMEELGMKDFAKVIDKLLDSKIQVQYIPTEDNYKYI from the coding sequence ATGAAGAATAAAGAAGTAATTCAAAAAATTTTAGACTATCATCCTTATGTTGAAAATTATGAAGGATGTGACGGATATAAAAGTGGAAGCGGTGAAGACGAGTGCACAGGAGTTGCAGTTGCACTTGTTCCAACTTTAAATGTTTTGCAGAAGGCAGCAGAGGCTGGCTGTAATCTTGTTCTGGTTCATGAACCAACAAATTACGAAGGCCCTGATTATGCAGAATGGAAAGAAGATTATTCAAATCAGATTTATGATATGAAATATAAGATGATCAATGAAAATCATCTTACAATTTACCGCGATCACGACCATATGCATTTTCATAATCCAGACAGTATTTTTACCGGAGTAATGAAAGAGCTTGGCTGGTTAGACTACTATCAGAATCCTGATGGAAAGCAGTTGTTCTATTATCCGTTTAAACTACCTGAAACTACAGTTGGTAAGATTGCAGATCATCTTAAGGAAAAACTCAATCTTCATACAATCAGAACAATGGGAAATCCGGAAGATGTTGTAAGCAAGGTTGCAATTGTCGGCCACCTTTGTCCTAACTGTTTCAGTACAGAAGGTATAAAAGAAGACGGTTACTTCCATTCTTATTCATCTGATATTATTAAAGCTATGGATAAAGATGGAATTGAAGTTATTATCCCGGGCGAAATTGTAGAATGGACAACAATGGCTTATATTAGAGATGCACTTTATTTTGGCCGAAAAAAAGCCTGCCTGAATATCGGACATTTTAATATGGAAGAGCTTGGCATGAAGGATTTTGCAAAAGTTATTGATAAACTTTTAGATAGTAAAATCCAAGTGCAGTATATTCCAACTGAGGATAATTACAAATATATCTAA
- a CDS encoding alpha-amylase family glycosyl hydrolase, which produces MDIKPMFNAYPDSLGGKLSDIVKLFSDYNFSKAFSSFYILPSLFKSDLDRGFCVVSYDLNKELADEKDLEKLRSLGIKLKLDFVLNHLSATSPQFLDLLEKGQTSEYSDFFINWNEFWKGCGPLTEEGYISPDPELIKNMFFRKPGLPIIMVEDSQGNKTPYWNTFYQKVTEENGKKKYLGQIDLNVNSGRVWNFYCETLKKLSEYGADIIRLDAFAYASKAKGKRNFLNPETWDILSRIKDETKDYNLSLLPEIHESYEKGIYKQINQKGYPGYDFFLPGLLLYCIEKKDSTVLADWANQILNEKLNLVNMLGCHDGIPLLDLKGLISDDEIEELIDLVVNRGGYVKNLYGQKNIYYQVNATYYSALGEENSKLLLARAIQLFMPEKPQIWYLDLFAGKNDIDAVKRGGEGAHKEINRTNLNWTQIKEGLKKTVVQEQLKLLELRNTHPAFNKNADIKIGSNKNKFLISWKYNDHKITLIADLADYTYRIEK; this is translated from the coding sequence ATGGATATAAAACCAATGTTCAATGCTTATCCTGACAGTCTCGGTGGTAAGCTTAGTGATATAGTAAAACTTTTCAGTGATTATAATTTTTCAAAAGCATTTTCTTCTTTTTATATTCTGCCAAGCCTTTTTAAAAGTGATTTAGACAGAGGATTTTGTGTTGTAAGTTATGATTTGAATAAAGAACTTGCAGATGAAAAAGATCTTGAAAAACTCCGCTCACTTGGAATTAAACTCAAGCTTGATTTTGTTTTAAATCATCTTTCCGCAACTTCACCTCAGTTTTTAGATTTGCTCGAAAAAGGGCAGACTTCTGAATATTCTGATTTCTTTATCAACTGGAATGAGTTCTGGAAAGGCTGTGGACCACTTACAGAAGAAGGCTACATCTCTCCAGATCCAGAACTGATAAAAAATATGTTCTTCAGAAAACCAGGCCTTCCTATTATTATGGTAGAAGATTCTCAGGGAAATAAAACTCCATACTGGAATACTTTTTATCAGAAAGTAACAGAAGAAAATGGAAAGAAAAAATATCTTGGTCAGATTGATTTGAATGTAAACAGCGGTAGGGTCTGGAACTTTTACTGCGAAACCTTGAAAAAACTTTCAGAATATGGAGCAGATATAATCCGTCTTGATGCCTTTGCATACGCAAGTAAAGCAAAAGGAAAACGCAATTTCCTGAATCCTGAAACCTGGGATATTCTTAGCAGAATCAAGGATGAAACAAAGGATTATAATCTTTCGCTTTTACCGGAAATTCATGAAAGCTATGAAAAAGGAATCTACAAGCAGATTAATCAAAAAGGTTATCCGGGATATGATTTCTTTTTGCCAGGGCTTTTGCTTTACTGCATTGAAAAGAAAGATTCTACAGTTTTAGCAGACTGGGCAAATCAGATTCTCAATGAAAAACTGAATCTTGTAAATATGCTTGGCTGCCATGACGGAATCCCGCTTTTGGATTTAAAAGGCCTGATTAGTGATGATGAAATTGAAGAACTGATTGACCTTGTTGTAAACCGCGGTGGTTATGTAAAAAATCTGTATGGACAGAAAAACATTTATTACCAGGTAAATGCAACTTACTACAGCGCACTCGGTGAAGAGAATTCCAAGCTGCTGCTTGCCCGTGCAATTCAACTCTTTATGCCGGAAAAACCTCAAATCTGGTATCTGGATTTGTTTGCCGGTAAAAATGATATTGATGCTGTAAAGCGCGGCGGAGAAGGAGCTCACAAAGAAATCAACAGAACAAATCTTAACTGGACTCAGATTAAAGAAGGACTTAAAAAAACAGTTGTGCAGGAACAGCTCAAGCTTCTTGAACTTCGCAATACACATCCGGCTTTTAATAAAAATGCAGATATTAAAATTGGTTCTAATAAAAATAAATTTTTAATCTCATGGAAATATAACGATCACAAAATAACACTTATTGCAGATTTAGCAGATTACACATACAGGATAGAAAAATGA
- a CDS encoding sialate O-acetylesterase, with product MKIAEVFQNNMILQRNKEVLVWGTENEYSKIEVKLNGKLICTPELTKGSFSFYIPPQPVTENATLTIGDTIFSNVDFGEVFVASGQSNMEFLLEYEEHYSEEKNAPDDEHLRMYTVGRYSFEGEKELGYKSWNPWDKWYSYTKKDRGYFSAPAAYFAKELRKEGVPVGILNCSWGGTIALAWLSENWIKKEPAFDSQVEYAKKLDAIIEENNLWQAKQSFRQNAASQSSEEGNRQIMTVTTEPVENTFDAFDILPSEFKGHGVDPADLLYRAKGDPNYPGVLFGLMLKKILGYTVQGVLWYQGESDQDHAGDYGKIFTALINCWREEWFNVNKYQTKLPFIFAQLAPFGQWLYNKGHNFPELRQQQFEVSHNVPDVYIISLGDIGNVYDIHPKNKLDVGHRFALIAQKYIYNKSVDAESPYIDFVTKENDGIKITLKNAEGLYIKEQDNSTYNGFSNIKEEFVPPVTDKINGLKILCDGTELKDCSCTIENNSLIVKSESILKAKKLSVEIGQTAFYKINLFNKAGLPVLSQRVTVELN from the coding sequence ATGAAAATAGCAGAAGTATTTCAGAACAATATGATTCTCCAGCGCAATAAAGAAGTACTCGTCTGGGGAACAGAAAATGAATATTCAAAAATTGAAGTTAAGCTTAACGGAAAGCTTATCTGTACTCCAGAACTAACGAAAGGTAGTTTTAGTTTTTATATTCCTCCACAGCCGGTAACAGAAAATGCAACCTTAACAATAGGCGATACAATTTTTTCTAATGTTGATTTTGGAGAAGTCTTTGTAGCTTCCGGTCAGAGTAATATGGAGTTTCTTCTTGAATACGAAGAACATTACAGTGAAGAAAAAAATGCTCCTGATGATGAACATCTTAGAATGTACACAGTTGGAAGATATTCATTTGAAGGTGAAAAAGAATTAGGTTATAAATCATGGAATCCGTGGGATAAATGGTATTCCTATACAAAAAAAGACAGAGGATATTTTAGTGCCCCTGCCGCATACTTTGCTAAAGAACTTAGAAAAGAAGGTGTTCCAGTTGGAATCTTAAACTGCAGTTGGGGTGGAACAATTGCCCTTGCATGGCTTAGTGAAAACTGGATAAAAAAAGAACCAGCCTTTGACAGTCAGGTTGAATATGCAAAAAAGCTTGATGCAATAATTGAAGAAAATAATTTGTGGCAGGCAAAGCAGTCCTTCAGACAAAATGCTGCTTCCCAGTCTTCAGAAGAAGGTAATCGCCAGATTATGACAGTTACAACCGAGCCTGTAGAAAACACTTTTGATGCTTTTGATATTCTTCCGTCTGAGTTTAAGGGACACGGAGTAGATCCAGCAGATTTACTTTACCGTGCAAAAGGGGATCCGAATTATCCTGGAGTTTTATTTGGATTGATGCTCAAAAAAATTCTCGGGTATACAGTGCAGGGTGTTCTCTGGTACCAGGGTGAAAGTGATCAGGACCATGCCGGAGATTATGGAAAAATCTTTACAGCGTTAATCAACTGCTGGAGAGAAGAATGGTTCAATGTAAATAAGTATCAGACAAAGCTTCCATTTATATTTGCACAGTTAGCACCGTTTGGTCAGTGGCTGTATAACAAAGGTCATAACTTCCCGGAATTGAGACAGCAGCAATTTGAAGTAAGCCATAATGTACCAGATGTTTATATAATTTCTCTTGGTGATATCGGAAACGTTTATGATATTCACCCGAAAAATAAACTTGATGTTGGACATCGTTTTGCATTAATTGCACAAAAATATATTTATAATAAATCAGTTGATGCAGAGAGCCCTTATATTGATTTTGTGACAAAAGAAAATGACGGCATAAAAATAACTCTCAAAAATGCAGAAGGGCTGTATATTAAGGAACAGGATAATTCCACCTACAACGGATTTTCAAACATTAAAGAAGAATTTGTACCGCCTGTAACTGATAAAATTAATGGCTTAAAAATTCTTTGTGATGGAACTGAACTTAAAGACTGTTCATGCACAATTGAAAATAACAGTCTAATTGTAAAATCAGAAAGTATTTTAAAAGCAAAAAAACTGTCTGTAGAAATAGGGCAGACAGCTTTTTATAAGATTAATCTGTTTAATAAAGCAGGACTCCCTGTATTATCGCAGAGAGTCACAGTTGAATTAAATTAA
- a CDS encoding carboxylesterase/lipase family protein — MSKSLIKSVVSSFFLIILLFSCASTIKQTNPTGQKVQLRTDVVNVTGGELRGIYTQDGNIEIYAGVPFAAPPVGELRWKEPQDIIPWDGILEADHFAPMAMQKKKSALYNFLFQLYTHSQKDRTFNGPQSEDCLYLNVWKPSEKAPEGGWPVLVYIHGGSLMSGQSWYEKYDGENLARNGIIFVSIAYRTGVFGYLADKELAAESEHGTTGNYGLLDQIKALEWVHNNIAAFGGNADNVTIAGESAGSSSVNALCASPLTKGYFRRAIGESSSVIQKTPPHTFRKMEAALKMGDDIKAEFNCKNIEELRAVPAEKLIKTKYANNSMCVDGYALPQTPFEIYQKGENHEEALLNGFNKQEAFGFTYFTKVNKDNLASLLEPSLKDNTDDFLSQYGEIKTKKQAREIYNEVFSAVCFTYPHECWSNTVKVQGKPVYEYYFSRENKEFGTYHSGEIIYAYKNIPHTKNYEAYDYELEEIMSSYWLNFVKTGNPNGLDTNGNPLPVWETKAESNGLLMELGDTCTMVEDPFGYIYNYLED; from the coding sequence ATGAGCAAAAGTTTAATCAAATCTGTTGTATCATCATTTTTTCTTATAATTTTACTCTTTTCATGTGCTTCAACAATCAAGCAGACAAATCCGACTGGACAAAAAGTTCAGTTAAGAACTGATGTTGTAAATGTAACTGGCGGAGAATTAAGAGGAATTTATACTCAGGATGGAAATATAGAAATTTATGCTGGTGTTCCATTTGCAGCCCCTCCTGTTGGAGAACTACGCTGGAAAGAACCTCAGGATATTATTCCATGGGATGGTATTTTAGAAGCAGATCACTTTGCTCCTATGGCAATGCAGAAAAAGAAATCTGCTTTATATAACTTTTTATTTCAGCTTTATACTCATTCTCAAAAAGATAGAACATTTAATGGTCCGCAAAGTGAGGATTGCCTTTATCTGAATGTATGGAAGCCTTCTGAAAAAGCTCCTGAAGGTGGCTGGCCTGTTCTTGTTTATATTCATGGCGGTTCTTTAATGTCCGGTCAGAGCTGGTATGAAAAATATGATGGTGAGAATCTTGCACGAAATGGAATTATTTTTGTCAGCATAGCATATAGAACTGGTGTTTTCGGATACTTAGCTGATAAAGAACTGGCAGCAGAATCTGAACACGGAACAACAGGTAACTATGGACTTTTAGATCAGATAAAAGCATTGGAATGGGTTCATAATAATATAGCAGCTTTTGGCGGTAATGCAGATAACGTTACAATTGCCGGAGAATCTGCTGGTTCATCATCTGTAAATGCTTTATGTGCTAGTCCTCTTACAAAAGGTTATTTCCGTCGTGCTATTGGAGAAAGCTCTTCTGTAATTCAGAAGACTCCACCCCACACTTTCCGAAAAATGGAAGCAGCATTAAAAATGGGAGACGACATAAAAGCAGAATTCAACTGTAAAAACATTGAAGAATTACGTGCTGTTCCAGCTGAGAAATTGATTAAAACTAAGTATGCAAATAATTCAATGTGTGTTGATGGCTATGCTCTTCCACAGACTCCTTTTGAAATCTATCAAAAAGGTGAAAATCATGAAGAAGCTCTTTTGAACGGATTTAATAAACAGGAGGCCTTTGGTTTTACCTATTTTACAAAAGTTAATAAAGATAATCTTGCTTCGCTTCTTGAACCAAGCTTAAAAGACAATACAGATGATTTCCTTTCTCAATATGGAGAAATTAAAACTAAAAAGCAGGCAAGAGAAATATATAATGAAGTTTTCTCTGCTGTTTGTTTTACTTATCCTCATGAATGCTGGTCTAATACTGTAAAAGTACAGGGAAAGCCTGTTTACGAATATTATTTCTCTCGTGAAAACAAAGAGTTTGGAACCTATCATTCTGGAGAAATAATTTATGCCTATAAAAATATTCCTCACACAAAAAATTACGAAGCATACGATTATGAGCTTGAAGAAATAATGAGTTCCTACTGGCTGAACTTTGTAAAAACTGGAAATCCAAATGGTCTTGATACAAATGGTAATCCACTTCCTGTATGGGAAACAAAGGCAGAAAGCAATGGTCTTCTGATGGAATTAGGTGATACCTGCACTATGGTAGAAGATCCGTTCGGATATATTTACAACTATCTTGAAGATTAA